Proteins from a single region of Paraburkholderia sp. ZP32-5:
- a CDS encoding DUF72 domain-containing protein: MWFQFLHWFTSAPKARAHVEHCAERMHPFVTAFDFRHESWLSEKRRHTTLAMERERGIVHIIVDAPGGVTKRAHTVWEATSPELAIMRL, translated from the coding sequence CTGTGGTTTCAGTTTCTTCATTGGTTCACCTCGGCACCAAAGGCGAGGGCACATGTTGAGCACTGTGCCGAGCGAATGCACCCCTTCGTCACCGCGTTTGACTTTCGTCACGAGAGTTGGCTCAGCGAAAAGCGCCGTCACACGACGCTGGCAATGGAGCGAGAGCGCGGGATCGTGCACATCATCGTCGATGCGCCGGGAGGCGTGACGAAGCGCGCGCATACCGTGTGGGAGGCGACGTCGCCTGAGCTGGCGATCATGCGTCTATAA
- a CDS encoding MaoC family dehydratase, which produces MALNRNFIGRANDPGITYEVTQEKIRELAVATGDLHPAYLDLTVAQQLGYRDLIAPPSFAASLFFRFGAWPLYDPEFGKKKDPVCVLRSQRVVHCRPIVAGDFLTQTTVIDEMTEIGEHERWTSTHEIRTVEGELVCTVVNTVISRGTAGTERDAP; this is translated from the coding sequence ATGGCCTTGAATCGAAACTTCATTGGTCGAGCCAATGACCCTGGTATCACCTACGAGGTAACCCAGGAAAAGATCCGTGAGCTAGCCGTTGCGACTGGTGACCTCCATCCCGCGTATCTGGACTTGACCGTCGCGCAGCAACTCGGCTATCGCGACCTGATCGCACCGCCGAGTTTTGCGGCCTCACTGTTTTTCCGATTTGGAGCGTGGCCGCTCTACGACCCCGAGTTCGGCAAGAAGAAAGATCCCGTATGCGTACTTCGCTCACAACGTGTCGTGCATTGCCGGCCTATTGTTGCGGGGGACTTTCTTACGCAGACCACGGTTATCGACGAGATGACCGAAATAGGCGAACACGAACGATGGACATCCACACACGAAATCCGTACCGTGGAAGGGGAACTCGTGTGCACGGTCGTGAACACCGTGATTTCCCGCGGCACGGCGGGTACGGAGAGGGATGCCCCATGA
- a CDS encoding MaoC/PaaZ C-terminal domain-containing protein, whose protein sequence is MGTVIPERTLVVNRVDVLRHSGASLDFSAAHWSERVARKVGFPDVVAQGLLTIGKSVAVVTDWIGDPGALIEYSVQKFTRPVVVPDDGVGTQLQVSGVVEEKLTDKRVVVRLHARCAGQEVMGAVRAVVRLA, encoded by the coding sequence GTGGGTACCGTCATTCCCGAACGGACGCTTGTTGTCAATCGAGTCGATGTTCTGCGCCATTCCGGGGCAAGCCTTGATTTTTCCGCCGCGCATTGGAGCGAGCGGGTTGCGAGAAAGGTCGGGTTTCCGGATGTCGTAGCGCAGGGTCTACTGACTATCGGCAAAAGCGTTGCGGTCGTCACTGACTGGATCGGTGATCCCGGGGCTCTGATCGAGTACAGCGTGCAGAAATTTACCCGTCCCGTGGTCGTGCCCGACGACGGTGTCGGTACCCAGTTGCAGGTCAGCGGTGTGGTCGAAGAGAAATTGACGGACAAACGCGTCGTGGTGCGACTCCACGCCCGCTGTGCCGGCCAGGAGGTCATGGGTGCGGTGCGAGCGGTCGTCCGGCTCGCTTGA
- a CDS encoding diiron oxygenase, which translates to MLQAEMTRKDVTDSWYEKATVRHTPRIFASDCSGDGLVHPLSRCVICDHPLVLARGSQVRSYIITQDAYLFLYNVGLMETKFVIHASLDVLHGKVAGISDASRLQALTVIIDEGYHAHVALDYVLQLQQHSGIEPLRIPQTNRKLDAVERTTAALPDELRRDFNLLAVTIAENVLTDEVASMGREKNLNHSFITLMKDHVRDEGRHSSYFSDLMTARWSELPDTTRAHFGTMLPDYLDDYLAVDPEREFERRILRACDFSAEHTEQIIADSEAAFFDNHVSSVKETQSRLLRLLKKIGVLDLEANRRAFATHGYAV; encoded by the coding sequence ATGCTGCAGGCAGAAATGACCCGGAAAGACGTCACGGATAGCTGGTACGAGAAAGCGACGGTTCGCCATACGCCGCGTATCTTCGCATCGGACTGTTCAGGCGATGGGCTCGTACACCCGCTGTCGCGCTGTGTTATTTGCGACCATCCGCTCGTGCTCGCGCGGGGAAGTCAGGTGCGGTCTTACATCATCACCCAGGATGCTTATCTGTTTCTGTACAACGTCGGGTTGATGGAAACAAAGTTTGTCATACACGCCAGTCTCGACGTATTGCATGGCAAGGTCGCGGGCATCAGCGACGCCAGCAGATTGCAGGCGCTGACCGTCATCATCGACGAGGGCTACCACGCTCACGTTGCACTCGATTATGTGTTGCAACTGCAGCAGCACAGTGGCATCGAACCTCTGCGGATTCCCCAAACGAACCGGAAGCTCGACGCGGTCGAGCGCACTACCGCCGCGTTGCCGGATGAGCTGAGACGAGACTTCAACCTGTTGGCCGTGACGATCGCGGAGAATGTGCTGACGGACGAAGTCGCCAGCATGGGACGGGAAAAGAATCTGAACCATTCCTTCATCACCTTGATGAAGGACCATGTGCGCGACGAAGGCCGGCACTCCAGTTATTTCTCCGATTTGATGACCGCGCGCTGGTCGGAGTTGCCGGACACTACGCGAGCGCACTTCGGAACGATGTTGCCCGACTATCTGGACGACTATCTGGCAGTCGATCCCGAGCGGGAGTTCGAACGAAGAATTCTGCGTGCATGCGATTTCTCCGCCGAACATACGGAACAAATCATCGCGGACTCCGAAGCGGCTTTTTTCGACAATCACGTCTCGAGCGTCAAAGAGACTCAATCCCGCCTGCTGCGTCTGTTGAAAAAAATCGGAGTGCTCGATCTCGAGGCGAATCGGCGTGCATTTGCCACGCATGGTTACGCTGTTTGA
- the pabB gene encoding aminodeoxychorismate synthase component I, which translates to MSSTVVRSLPWIEPVHAASLLRNKGGLVFLDSAMRHDNHGRYSYVAVDPFGTLMAKERVAYWNDEPVGTTPLEAIAATLKQYEQPDIPGLPPFQGGAIGYFSYEFGESLEQLPATREPDHGSIPDIELMFYDALCAFDHVEQKAWIISTGFPHLQADERAERATSRANQIEAALAENSAQDCDSKTGICIGRDGWTSNFTQSRYMTSVQEVVDSILAGDIFQANLSQRFTTDLPAGFDTWAFYQRLRVANAAPFAAFIDRGEMAIASSSPERFLKVNGSQVETRPIKGTARRAIDPQEDQAIADELLASEKDRAENLMIVDLLRNDLSRVCLPDSVKTPDLCVLETYSGVHHLVSSVTGVLPSGKTAAELLGVSFPGGSITGAPKIKAMEIISRIEQDQRGVYCGAIGYYSFNCKSDTNIAIRTVLFQNGVASFQAGGGITALSDPRLEYEETLTKAERIFRAFESL; encoded by the coding sequence ATGAGTTCAACTGTAGTGCGCTCGTTGCCGTGGATCGAGCCGGTGCACGCTGCTTCTTTATTGCGAAATAAGGGCGGCCTCGTTTTTCTCGATAGCGCCATGCGCCATGATAATCACGGGCGCTATTCCTATGTTGCCGTCGATCCTTTCGGAACACTAATGGCGAAGGAGCGTGTGGCGTACTGGAACGACGAGCCCGTCGGCACGACGCCGTTAGAGGCGATCGCGGCCACGCTCAAGCAGTATGAACAGCCCGATATTCCTGGATTGCCGCCTTTTCAGGGCGGCGCAATAGGTTACTTTTCCTATGAGTTCGGTGAATCGTTGGAGCAACTTCCCGCGACCCGCGAACCCGACCACGGATCGATTCCCGATATCGAACTCATGTTCTATGACGCGCTGTGCGCGTTCGACCACGTTGAACAAAAAGCGTGGATCATCTCCACCGGTTTTCCGCACCTGCAGGCGGACGAACGCGCGGAACGGGCTACGTCGAGAGCCAATCAGATCGAAGCGGCTTTGGCGGAAAATTCGGCGCAAGACTGCGACAGCAAAACCGGCATATGTATTGGCCGGGACGGCTGGACGTCCAACTTCACGCAGTCGCGCTACATGACCTCGGTTCAGGAGGTCGTCGATTCGATTCTCGCCGGCGACATATTTCAGGCCAATCTCTCGCAGCGGTTCACGACCGATCTGCCGGCCGGGTTCGACACATGGGCGTTTTATCAGCGCCTGCGCGTGGCGAATGCGGCACCGTTCGCTGCGTTTATCGACCGCGGCGAGATGGCGATCGCGTCCAGCTCTCCCGAGCGCTTTCTGAAAGTGAATGGATCACAGGTAGAAACCCGCCCGATCAAAGGCACGGCGCGCCGGGCGATCGACCCGCAGGAAGATCAGGCCATCGCGGACGAACTGCTGGCCTCGGAAAAGGATCGCGCCGAGAACCTCATGATCGTCGATCTGCTGCGTAACGATCTTTCCCGCGTATGCCTGCCCGATTCTGTTAAAACCCCCGACCTGTGCGTGCTGGAAACCTATTCGGGCGTTCATCATCTTGTCTCATCCGTTACCGGCGTTCTGCCATCCGGCAAAACCGCGGCCGAATTGCTGGGCGTGTCATTTCCCGGTGGTTCGATAACCGGCGCACCAAAAATTAAGGCGATGGAGATCATCTCGCGTATCGAGCAGGACCAGCGTGGTGTCTATTGCGGTGCGATTGGCTACTACTCGTTCAATTGCAAATCGGATACGAATATCGCTATACGTACCGTGCTTTTTCAGAACGGCGTCGCCTCGTTTCAGGCCGGTGGCGGGATCACGGCGCTCTCCGATCCCCGGCTCGAATATGAAGAAACGCTCACAAAAGCCGAGCGGATATTTCGTGCTTTCGAATCTCTCTGA
- a CDS encoding anthranilate synthase component II codes for MVLIIDNYDSFVFNVARYFTELGREVEVVRNDQIDLAAVEAMAPDAIVLSPGPCGPEEAGICLPVIERFNGRIPILGICLGHQCIGAALGGKVTRAREPMHGRVSMVNHDGTGIFKDLPNPLPAGRYHSLIVELHEDDIELKATARSREGEIMGVAHDNGRTFGVQFHPESVLSSHGHALFRNFLAIAEAMPS; via the coding sequence ATGGTACTCATTATCGATAACTACGATTCGTTCGTGTTCAATGTCGCACGCTATTTCACCGAGCTTGGGAGAGAGGTCGAAGTAGTGCGCAACGATCAGATCGATCTGGCCGCCGTCGAAGCGATGGCTCCCGACGCTATTGTTTTATCGCCGGGGCCTTGCGGTCCCGAAGAAGCGGGGATTTGCCTTCCGGTCATTGAACGTTTCAATGGCCGGATTCCCATTCTGGGCATTTGTCTGGGACACCAATGCATCGGCGCGGCGCTGGGTGGAAAGGTCACGCGTGCACGAGAGCCGATGCATGGCCGGGTCTCCATGGTTAATCACGACGGCACTGGGATTTTCAAGGATTTGCCCAATCCGCTGCCGGCGGGGCGCTATCACTCGTTGATCGTTGAACTTCACGAAGACGACATCGAGTTGAAAGCCACGGCGCGTTCGCGCGAGGGCGAAATCATGGGAGTAGCACATGACAACGGCCGCACTTTTGGCGTTCAGTTTCATCCGGAGTCGGTGCTAAGCAGCCACGGTCACGCGCTATTCCGGAATTTCCTCGCGATAGCGGAGGCAATGCCGTCATGA
- a CDS encoding aminotransferase class IV, producing the protein MMWFNGAITEHSEGRFDLSDRGLLLADGVFETVLVLDGRAVLLDEHLRRLASGCHQLQISWDPAIAAKAVNELVAAAPGDAVIRVTVTRGQGPRGLLPSAHARATVFASRAEWQLQLAFASRTLALSPIRRNASSPLSRIKSLAYLDNVLALMDAQKQGADDALLLNAEGHVACSSMANVFVLQGDTMLTPSLQTGVLDGITRGLVIRLAPLAGLTVREAAFDVEQLRRADAVFLTNSVRLIMPVSHFENWCPPEAGNGDLTRLMNLVQQELGLHHRTGSILEAGR; encoded by the coding sequence ATGATGTGGTTCAACGGCGCAATAACGGAGCATTCCGAGGGCCGCTTCGATCTGTCCGATCGAGGGCTGCTGCTGGCGGACGGCGTATTCGAAACCGTGCTGGTGCTCGACGGCCGTGCTGTGCTGCTCGACGAACATCTGCGACGTCTGGCTTCAGGCTGCCACCAGTTGCAGATTTCGTGGGACCCGGCTATCGCGGCCAAAGCGGTCAACGAACTGGTGGCGGCTGCGCCGGGCGACGCAGTGATCCGGGTGACGGTCACGCGCGGCCAAGGGCCTCGTGGACTGTTGCCTTCAGCGCACGCGCGCGCAACTGTGTTTGCTTCCCGTGCGGAGTGGCAGCTTCAGCTCGCGTTCGCTTCGCGGACTCTGGCACTGAGCCCGATAAGGCGAAACGCAAGCTCGCCGTTATCGCGAATAAAGTCATTGGCCTACCTCGATAACGTTCTGGCGCTTATGGATGCGCAGAAGCAAGGTGCCGACGACGCCCTGCTTCTCAACGCGGAAGGCCATGTCGCGTGTAGCAGCATGGCCAATGTTTTCGTGCTACAGGGCGATACGATGCTGACCCCGTCGTTGCAGACAGGTGTACTCGACGGCATTACGCGCGGTCTCGTCATCAGGCTGGCGCCGCTGGCCGGACTGACTGTTCGGGAAGCTGCTTTCGATGTCGAGCAGTTGCGTCGTGCCGATGCGGTGTTTCTCACAAACAGCGTGCGGCTCATCATGCCGGTAAGTCACTTCGAGAACTGGTGCCCGCCGGAAGCCGGGAACGGGGATTTGACGCGTTTGATGAATCTCGTGCAGCAGGAACTGGGATTGCACCATCGCACGGGCTCGATTCTGGAAGCGGGTCGATGA
- a CDS encoding LysR family transcriptional regulator, which translates to MDGAELDEVLAFLAAFDAGSFIAASAMLGRDASIVSRRVSALESRLGVRLIERTTRRLAPTEAGTAFYRRMRAALSMMDEASAEITQTSQVASGLLRIALPSTFGQRWIGPMLSVFLAAWPQVTIEAEFSDRYVDIVHERFDLAVRLGDLADSRLVARRLTSNDRIVVASPAYLAHHGTPASPDELTRHACLPNSRLEGFPDWHFRNGETAEAVRVSGRLIADDSTSLVAAAVAGMGITVCARWLIADELASGRLVRVLGNWQFEHSGGIHLVRPSTRYTPLKTRVFADWLVEQFITPPWDA; encoded by the coding sequence ATGGATGGTGCGGAACTGGATGAGGTGTTGGCCTTTCTCGCTGCATTCGATGCGGGAAGCTTTATCGCGGCGAGCGCCATGCTCGGACGTGACGCGTCGATTGTTTCACGACGGGTCAGCGCGTTGGAGAGCCGCCTTGGCGTGCGCCTGATAGAGCGTACGACTCGTCGTCTCGCGCCGACGGAAGCGGGGACAGCGTTCTATCGGCGGATGCGCGCGGCGCTTTCGATGATGGACGAGGCATCGGCCGAGATTACCCAGACCAGCCAAGTTGCGTCGGGTCTGTTGCGAATCGCGTTGCCCAGCACATTCGGCCAGCGCTGGATTGGGCCGATGCTGTCGGTCTTTCTGGCGGCCTGGCCGCAGGTGACGATCGAGGCGGAGTTTTCGGATCGCTACGTCGATATCGTGCATGAGCGCTTCGACCTGGCGGTTCGTCTTGGCGATCTTGCGGACAGCCGCCTCGTTGCACGCAGGCTGACCTCGAATGATCGAATCGTGGTCGCTTCTCCAGCCTATCTTGCGCACCATGGTACCCCAGCTTCGCCGGACGAATTGACCCGGCATGCCTGTCTGCCCAATTCGCGGCTAGAGGGTTTCCCAGATTGGCATTTTCGCAATGGCGAAACGGCCGAGGCTGTACGAGTCAGTGGCCGGCTTATCGCCGACGATTCGACGAGTCTCGTGGCGGCGGCGGTGGCCGGTATGGGCATCACGGTTTGCGCCCGCTGGCTGATCGCGGACGAACTCGCGAGCGGCCGGCTGGTGCGCGTGCTGGGCAACTGGCAGTTCGAGCATAGCGGCGGGATTCACCTGGTGCGTCCGTCCACGCGTTATACGCCGCTCAAGACACGCGTATTCGCGGATTGGCTGGTCGAGCAGTTCATCACGCCGCCTTGGGATGCCTGA
- a CDS encoding NAD(P)H-quinone oxidoreductase, protein MKAVDFKDFGEAEVLQLVEVPEPEVRDHDLLVRVHAAGVNRADIIHRRGGYGRPNFGDSEIMGLEIAGEVIAVGSDVHGFGIGDRIMGITGGGAYAEVARLDYRMALPIPGDLDYVRAAAIPEVFVTAHEALVHLGRLKYRHSVLIHAGAGGVGSAAIQLARAIGARVFSTSDAKKLAHLQKFGASRGIDYRTEDFVDVIKEETNGHGVDVIVDFIGAPYLERNVRCLADGGRLIQVGILGGTEGARLPLDRVLHGHLQIIGTVMKSRPQAVKHQMVSRFAACWSRHFEEGTLSPVIDSVFPLAQAADAHRRMESTLNVGKIVLTT, encoded by the coding sequence ATGAAAGCGGTCGATTTCAAGGATTTTGGCGAGGCCGAGGTCCTGCAACTGGTGGAAGTGCCAGAGCCCGAAGTACGCGACCATGACCTGCTCGTGCGCGTCCATGCTGCGGGCGTCAACCGCGCAGACATCATCCATCGTCGTGGCGGCTACGGGCGGCCGAACTTCGGCGATTCAGAAATCATGGGACTTGAGATTGCCGGAGAGGTCATCGCCGTGGGATCCGATGTCCACGGCTTCGGCATCGGCGATCGAATCATGGGCATTACGGGAGGCGGCGCATACGCAGAAGTGGCACGCCTCGATTACCGGATGGCGCTGCCTATCCCGGGCGACCTCGACTATGTGCGGGCGGCGGCCATCCCGGAAGTATTCGTGACGGCCCATGAGGCGCTCGTGCATCTCGGCCGCCTGAAATACAGACACAGCGTCCTGATACATGCCGGCGCGGGAGGCGTCGGCTCGGCAGCCATTCAATTGGCCCGCGCCATCGGTGCCCGGGTTTTTTCGACCTCCGACGCGAAAAAGCTTGCGCATCTGCAAAAATTCGGCGCGTCCCGCGGCATCGACTATCGTACGGAGGACTTCGTGGACGTCATCAAGGAGGAAACGAACGGGCACGGTGTCGACGTCATCGTCGACTTTATCGGGGCCCCCTATCTCGAACGCAATGTACGTTGTCTAGCTGACGGCGGCCGGTTGATACAGGTCGGCATCCTGGGAGGTACGGAAGGCGCCAGGCTCCCGCTGGATCGCGTCTTGCATGGCCACCTACAAATCATCGGCACCGTCATGAAATCACGGCCGCAAGCGGTCAAGCACCAAATGGTCAGCCGTTTCGCCGCATGTTGGTCGCGGCATTTCGAAGAAGGGACGTTGTCTCCAGTCATCGACAGCGTGTTTCCTCTCGCCCAGGCAGCCGACGCACATCGGCGGATGGAATCAACGCTCAATGTGGGCAAGATCGTTCTCACGACCTGA
- a CDS encoding NAD-dependent succinate-semialdehyde dehydrogenase: MSSEYDPLYLYIHGEWISAGSRDTATVVNPSTGNVLGHVPHATQEDLALALRASERAFRVWRDTPPYERARILKKAAELIRERSAHIERLLTMEQGKVLSESRYEVASAADYFEWFAEEGKRTYGRVVPSRRPEVQQLVKRQPIGPVAAFTPWNFPAITPSRKLSAALAAGCSVIIKPGEECPATTLAIARCLHDAGLPAGVLQVVFGVPDAISSFLIASPIIRKVTFTGSVPVGRLLAARAAEGVKPISLELGGHGPVLVFGDADVDEAARLGAANRFRGTGQICISSTRFIVQRSIYERFADSFVAAARALKVGDGLTPGMQVGPLSNPRQLAKIEAMVADAVQHGAKVLAGGKRIEGAGYFYEPTVLADVPMSARVMQEEPFGPIAILLPFDDVDDALAEANRLPYGLSAYLFTHDARTAIRVSDGLEAGMIGINHFSMIVSELPFGGMKESGYGSEGGTEGIEHYLTTKFISQV, from the coding sequence ATGAGCAGCGAATACGATCCGCTTTACCTCTACATTCACGGCGAATGGATATCGGCCGGCAGCCGCGATACGGCGACCGTGGTCAATCCCTCGACGGGTAACGTGCTTGGCCATGTCCCGCATGCCACGCAGGAGGATCTGGCGCTTGCACTGCGTGCCTCCGAACGGGCATTTCGCGTGTGGCGCGATACCCCACCGTACGAAAGAGCCAGGATCCTCAAGAAAGCGGCGGAGCTGATCCGCGAACGATCCGCCCATATCGAACGGCTTTTGACGATGGAACAGGGCAAAGTGCTGAGCGAGAGCCGCTACGAAGTCGCGAGCGCGGCCGACTACTTCGAGTGGTTCGCCGAGGAAGGCAAGCGGACATACGGACGCGTCGTGCCCTCGCGCCGGCCCGAAGTCCAGCAGCTCGTGAAACGGCAACCGATCGGTCCTGTCGCGGCATTCACGCCGTGGAACTTCCCGGCGATTACGCCTTCGCGCAAGCTGAGCGCCGCACTGGCCGCAGGATGCTCGGTCATCATCAAACCCGGCGAGGAATGCCCGGCGACTACGCTTGCCATTGCGCGCTGCCTGCACGACGCGGGGCTGCCCGCCGGCGTTCTCCAGGTCGTATTCGGTGTGCCCGACGCCATTTCCTCGTTTCTGATCGCCTCGCCAATCATCCGTAAGGTGACGTTCACGGGATCTGTACCGGTCGGACGGCTGCTCGCCGCGCGCGCCGCTGAAGGCGTCAAACCGATCAGTCTCGAGCTAGGCGGTCATGGCCCGGTCCTCGTGTTCGGAGATGCCGACGTCGATGAGGCTGCCCGGTTGGGCGCGGCAAACCGCTTCCGCGGTACCGGCCAGATCTGCATTTCGTCGACACGGTTCATTGTCCAGAGGAGCATCTACGAGCGTTTCGCCGACAGCTTCGTCGCGGCTGCCAGGGCATTGAAGGTCGGCGACGGATTGACGCCCGGGATGCAGGTCGGACCGCTCTCGAACCCGCGCCAGCTCGCGAAGATCGAAGCGATGGTCGCCGATGCCGTACAGCATGGCGCAAAGGTGCTGGCTGGCGGCAAGCGCATCGAGGGCGCCGGGTACTTCTACGAGCCGACCGTCCTCGCTGACGTGCCCATGAGTGCACGTGTCATGCAGGAAGAGCCGTTCGGCCCGATCGCCATCCTGCTGCCGTTCGACGATGTCGACGATGCGTTAGCGGAAGCGAACCGCCTGCCTTACGGATTATCCGCCTACCTCTTTACCCATGACGCTCGGACCGCGATCAGAGTCAGCGACGGCCTTGAAGCTGGAATGATCGGCATCAACCACTTCAGCATGATAGTCAGCGAGCTGCCGTTTGGTGGGATGAAGGAAAGCGGCTACGGCTCTGAAGGCGGAACTGAAGGCATCGAGCACTACCTTACGACCAAATTCATCAGCCAGGTGTGA
- a CDS encoding LysR family transcriptional regulator, which translates to MANWGCDNPPNAINGFAQGAQMQTERFAEYLGVFVDVAREASFSSAGRRRGMTPSSIARQIDALEAHLDTALFLRSTRALTLTDAGERLLVRARRVLDELDDTQQEIASMKGEIRGVLRIACFPTFGKRYAIPVVSTLAAKHPGLRVELDLTERLADPVAERLDAVIRIGELADSRLFATRVATQRRVLCASAAYLETAPQLSDAVDLVLGHRLIDKLHGADLLGWADVLGHAIEQRSDDVVFRCDDFDALRLAALAGFGVALLPDWVVGEDIRAGRLVHVLPRLSEAPLLQTGIHVLRALAQPAAKLRAFVDVLTELIGVPAE; encoded by the coding sequence TTGGCGAACTGGGGATGTGATAATCCGCCAAATGCCATCAACGGCTTTGCACAGGGTGCACAAATGCAAACAGAGCGATTCGCGGAATATCTCGGAGTTTTTGTCGATGTCGCACGCGAGGCGAGTTTTTCCAGTGCGGGAAGGCGACGTGGCATGACGCCGTCGTCGATCGCGCGGCAGATCGATGCGCTCGAAGCGCATCTCGATACCGCGCTGTTTCTTCGTTCGACGCGCGCATTGACGCTGACGGATGCCGGAGAGAGGTTGCTGGTGCGAGCACGGCGCGTGCTGGACGAACTCGACGATACGCAGCAGGAGATCGCCTCGATGAAGGGAGAAATCCGGGGCGTGCTCAGAATTGCCTGCTTTCCGACTTTCGGAAAGCGCTACGCGATTCCCGTCGTATCGACGCTCGCCGCGAAGCATCCCGGCTTGCGCGTCGAACTAGATTTGACCGAACGGCTAGCAGATCCCGTGGCCGAGCGGCTCGATGCCGTGATCCGGATCGGCGAACTGGCCGATAGTAGATTATTCGCGACGCGCGTAGCGACGCAGCGGAGGGTGTTGTGCGCCAGCGCTGCCTATCTCGAAACGGCGCCGCAGCTGAGCGATGCAGTGGACTTAGTCCTCGGACATCGATTGATCGACAAGCTGCATGGTGCCGACTTGTTGGGATGGGCTGATGTCCTGGGGCATGCGATTGAGCAGCGGAGTGACGATGTTGTTTTCCGTTGCGACGATTTCGATGCGTTGCGGCTTGCTGCGCTGGCGGGATTCGGGGTCGCCCTGCTGCCCGATTGGGTCGTCGGCGAAGACATTCGCGCAGGACGGCTGGTTCATGTTTTGCCTCGGCTGTCCGAGGCTCCGCTATTGCAGACCGGTATCCATGTCTTACGAGCGCTGGCGCAGCCGGCGGCGAAACTTCGCGCGTTTGTCGATGTGCTGACTGAGCTTATTGGCGTGCCTGCCGAATGA
- a CDS encoding NADP-dependent oxidoreductase: MTAICRSVVLRSRPQGTAVADNFAVVEHDIPAIAEGEVLTRTLWLSIDPYMRGRMDDAASYAPSVKLGEPMTGETVGEVVASRHADFAAGQIVLGARGWQSHIVSPGTALTALPGGVPYSTYLGVLGMPGATAYAGLRDIGQPQPGETLVVAAASGAVGSVVVQLAKRVGARVVGIAGGAGKCRYVREVLGADVCIDHRSVPDLSAALREACPRGIDVYFENVGGAVQRAVYPLLNDFGRMVMCGMVAEYNDAEPAPGPNLRTTFMKRLRIQGFIVLDRPENASEWRTVATPLIASGDLRYREQIVEGLENAPLALLALLGGGNEAKMVVHVADPS, from the coding sequence ATGACCGCCATCTGTCGTTCCGTCGTTCTACGCAGCCGTCCACAAGGCACGGCCGTAGCCGACAATTTCGCTGTCGTCGAACACGACATTCCCGCCATCGCCGAAGGCGAAGTGCTGACTCGCACGCTCTGGCTTTCGATCGACCCGTATATGCGCGGCCGTATGGACGATGCTGCATCGTACGCCCCCTCGGTCAAGCTCGGTGAGCCGATGACCGGCGAAACCGTCGGCGAGGTGGTGGCTTCGCGGCATGCGGACTTCGCCGCCGGCCAGATCGTCCTCGGTGCACGTGGCTGGCAAAGCCATATCGTGTCGCCGGGCACGGCACTGACGGCATTGCCGGGCGGCGTGCCCTATTCGACTTATCTGGGCGTACTCGGCATGCCGGGCGCGACGGCGTATGCCGGCCTGCGCGATATCGGGCAGCCGCAACCGGGCGAAACGCTCGTGGTGGCGGCTGCGTCCGGCGCGGTCGGGTCGGTTGTCGTGCAGCTCGCAAAGCGGGTCGGTGCGCGGGTCGTCGGCATTGCCGGGGGGGCCGGGAAATGTCGATATGTGCGCGAGGTGCTGGGCGCGGATGTATGCATCGACCATCGCTCAGTCCCCGACTTGTCCGCTGCATTGCGGGAGGCTTGCCCGCGGGGCATCGATGTCTACTTCGAGAACGTCGGCGGGGCCGTGCAGCGCGCGGTGTATCCGCTGCTGAACGATTTCGGTCGCATGGTGATGTGCGGCATGGTGGCCGAATACAACGACGCGGAACCGGCACCCGGTCCCAATCTGCGCACGACTTTTATGAAGCGGCTGCGCATCCAGGGCTTCATCGTGCTCGACCGTCCCGAGAATGCCAGTGAGTGGCGCACGGTCGCCACGCCGCTGATCGCTTCGGGCGACTTGCGCTATCGCGAGCAGATCGTCGAGGGGCTGGAGAACGCGCCACTTGCGTTGCTTGCGCTGCTCGGCGGCGGCAACGAGGCCAAGATGGTCGTGCATGTCGCCGACCCGTCCTGA